A part of Leifsonia xyli subsp. xyli str. CTCB07 genomic DNA contains:
- the atpE gene encoding ATP synthase F0 subunit C — MDIAAINGNIATVGYGLAAIGPAIGVGIVVGKTIESVARQPELAGRLQVLMYIGIAFTEALAFIGIATYFIFQ, encoded by the coding sequence GTGGACATCGCTGCAATCAACGGCAACATCGCCACCGTCGGTTACGGCCTCGCCGCCATCGGCCCGGCCATCGGCGTGGGCATCGTCGTCGGCAAGACCATCGAGAGCGTCGCCCGTCAGCCCGAGCTGGCTGGCCGTCTCCAGGTCCTGATGTACATCGGTATCGCGTTCACCGAGGCGCTCGCCTTCATCGGTATCGCGACCTACTTCATCTTC